The sequence CGGGCTGGCGGCTTGGCTATGCCTTTGGCAAGGGCGAACTGATCGCACCGATCAACAACGCGGCGAATGTGATCTACGTTTGCCCGGCGACGCCGCTTCAGGCGGCTCTTTCCCGCGTTCTTATGGCGGACAGCGACTATTACACCCGCCTTCGCGACAAGTTTGACGCAAAGCGGGTGAAGTTCTCGGCGGGACTCAAGGGCCTCGGGTTCAAGATCTATGACTCGGGCTCGGCGTTCTATATTTGGGCACGAATACCCGATCGGTTTGACGATGCGATCGCCTTTAACGAAATGCTGATGCGCGATGCCGGGGTCGGGATGACGCCCGGTTCCGCCTTTGCCGATGGCGACACATGGGACGCCCACGTCCGCATCTGCATCGCCCGCGAGGACAAGATCCTCGATGGGGCGATGGAAAAGCTCCGCTCGGTATTGAATGATTAGTCTGAAATGTATCGACGTTCTAAATTTCTTGAGATCTTGATCGCGATCCGCGAGGAGATGGCTCGCGAGGCGGATTATGATACGGACCTCTTTGCCGAGACGGTCCGTTCTGGACGCCGCGGCGAGGGCGGGAAGCGCTATTCGCTGGCGGAGGCGGAGTCGCCCGCGGGCGGACGCGAGCGGGGCAAGTCCAAGAGCCGTGGTTGAGATCGCCGTAAGCTTGATAGTTACCTTCCAAAGAATCCGAGTATAATAGCCCGAGACGTTCGCTCTTACCCTTTAATTGATGTTCAGATACTTGCTCGCATGCCTGATGATCGCGGCCGCTATTTTGGCCGCCGGCGTCTATTTTTTTCGCGAGTATTGGGAACATCGGTTCGACCCGCTGATCGAACAGCAGGCCCGCATTTACCGCATCGATGAAAAGCTCGTTTGGAGCCTGATCTACGAAGAGACGTATTTTCGCTCAGGTGCAAAAGGCGATGCCGAGGAGGTCGGGCTGATGCAGGTGACGCCGCTCGTTGCCCGGGAATGGGCGAAGGAAACGGGACTCACTGAGCTCCAACGGCAGGCGGCCGAGGATGTCGAGGGGCTGCTCAGCGATCCTAAACGCAATCTTCAGGTCGGTTGTTGGTATTACGAAAAGCTCCGCGAGCGGTACCGCGGCCGGCCGGCTGAGACGGCGATGACACTCGCCGCCTACAACGCCGGGCCAAGCCGCGTTGAGGAATGGACGCGCGAGGTCGACGCGGCGTCGATCACAGAAACGCAGTTCATCGAAAGGATCGGCATCGCATCGACCAGGGCATATGTCTCGTCGATCCTCGAACGCTATCGGGCAAGCACGCCCAACCGTCCGAAATGAGAATCCTTACAGCAGATCACGTATTGCCGATAACTGGCGAGCCGATCGCGAACGGAGCAGTTGCGATAGCGGGCACGGACATTGTCGCGGTCGGGCAGGCTGATGAAATTCGCGAACGAATTAAAGATGCCGAGGTCACCGAGTTCGGCAAGGCCGCGATCTTACCGGGCTTCGCTAATTGCCATTCGCATCTTGAGATCACGGCGATGCGTGGAGCACTCGACTCGGTCGAACATGACTTTCGGGCGTGGCTGTTGAAACTCAACGAAATGCGGGCGGCGATGTCCGATGATGAGATCGAGGCGGCGGCTTATCTCGGTGCCGTTGAAGGGCGAGAGGCGGGCGTGACCTGTTTCGGCGATATTGGCCGGAGCGGCCACGCGGGTTTGCGGGCAATGAAGCGAGCGGGGCTTCGCGGTATTTTGTTTCAGGAGACGGAGTTCTCGCCTGATAATCGGACGGCCGAGGAAGACTTCAAGAAGCTGATCTCGAAGTTCGAAATCCTTCAAGGCGAGGCGACCGAGCTTGTCTCCATCGGGCTTTCGCCGCACGCACCTTACACGGTCGGGTCGATGCTGTTTGAGATGATCGCTCAGTTCTCGATCATCAACCGCGTTCCGATCACCATTCATGCCGCCGAGTCGGCAAATGAAACGGAGCTGATGACCCGCGGTACGGGGTTTTTTACGGAAGTTTACGAGAGGTTCGGCGTCGAATGGGCGAGCCCGCATTGCACGACGATCGAGTATCTCGAGCGGCTCGGGGTTCTCTCGGCCAGGCCGTTGCTTGCTCATTGCGTTGAGGTCACCGAACGAGACATCGAGCGGATCGCCGCGAATGGGGCTCGAATCGCCCATTGCCCGAAATCGAATGCGAAGTTTGGCCACGGCTTTGCGCCGCTTGAGCAATTTCTTGATGCTGGAATAGCGGTCGGGCTCGGGAGCGATTCGGTGGCAAGCAACAACCTTTGCGACCTTTTGGAAGAATCGAGATTTGCCACCCTCGCGGCGAGAACCAGGCCCGAGAGCCAAAGGTTCATCGGCCCGCGAGAGATGCTTCGCGTTGCAACACTTGGCGGTGCCGAGGCCCTGGGGTTAGACGACAAGATCGGCAGCCTCGAGGCGGGAAAGAAGGCAGATCTCGCCATCATCTCGCTTGAGGCCGCTGCGCAAAATCCGATAGGCGACGTCGAAGCCGCTCTTGTATTCTCAACCAACGGCCGCGATACACTCGCGACCTATGTCAACGGCGAGCCTATTTATTCGCGACGGCCGTGACCTCGCGGACAAGGTCGTCTGCCGACCAGCGATTGCTAGGCAGCATCTTTGCTACCTTTCCTTCGCGGTCGATGATGGCCGTCACCAGCGAGTGGTTGAACTGAGCTTTGTCCTGCTCGTCTATTTCGTATTTCAGTCCGAAGAAATCAGCCACCTTGCGAACCTCAGCGTCGGGCCCGACAGCCAATTGCCAGACGGTGAAGTCCGGCTTTTCAGGGTTGCCCATATATCCGATGCCGTAGTCGCGAAGCTTCGCCGGCGTGTCGCGCTCGGGGTCGAAAGAAATGCTCAAGAGCCGGATCTTGTCCTTGTTTTCGGCGTCTTCGTTCAGCCTCAATGCCGCATCGCTAAAGTTTCGTGACATCTTGATGCAAAACTCCGGCAGCGGGCACTCGCGGTAAATGAACGTTACGGCCAGGACCTTTCCCCGATAGTCGCGAAGGCTGAAGCGCTTACCGTCCTGATTTGTGAGCGAGGCGTTCGGCACCTCTTTGCCGATCTGTTCCGGCTCTTTTACCTCGGGCTGGGCGATGTCCGGGTTCGGTGCGGCACTGATGCTGATCTTCTCAAGCCAATAAGGCTCTTTCGCGGTGCTGTCAACGACCAATTCGGCGTAGACGATGGCGCCGGGGACGAGGTCTTCCCAGACCCAATCTTCCATTATCGGAAAATCCATCGTCATCTTTTCCATAAAACCGGGGATGTCTTCGTGTTCGATGCGGGCCCGCTTGGCCGCCTTATCGACCGAGATCACCTTGCCGGTCAGCGGGTATCGTTTTGCAGTTTCGGACGCTTTTTGAGGCTCTTCGGCCCCGCAGCCGAATGCGAAAAGCGTAGCGAGGATAAGAAAAATTACCTTGTACATATATTGCGAATGACCAAATTCAATTCTCTGATTTAGAGGCCGCGGAATCAAGCCCGTTGTGCCTGATCAGTTGCCCAGCGGGCGGAGTTGCTCATCATAGAGAAGCTGATACATCCGATAGTTTGCCATCACCTTTTGGACGTAGTCCTTGGTCTCGGCGAAGGCGATCTCGGAAACGTATCTATCGGGCGACTGGGCCTTTGAGCGGGTCAGCCACCGCTGCATGTTGTCCTCGCCGCCGTTGTAGCTGGCCGCGACGGCCTCGGGCTGGTTGGGGAACATCCGAAAAAGTCCGGATATGTACTGTGCCCCGAAAAGTATTGCCGTATTCGCGTCAAAGAGATGCTCATCGGAGAAATTGGGCAGGCTTAGTTCGTTGGCGATCTGTCGCCACGTCGAGGGGATAAACTGCATCAGTCCGCGGGCCGCCGCTGAGGATTTTACGTCCGGACGGAACCGCGATTCTTGTCTCATGATCGAGAGCAGCAGACGCGGGTCGATGCTGCGTTCACTCGCCGCTTCGATGAGCTTGCGGCGAAAAGGAGCGGGATAAACGAACCGAGCCTGGCTGCCAGCAAGCAGATCAGGGAAATAATCATCGGGAACCGACTTCCAAAGCGGCTCGGCCGCCCGAACGGCGATGTAAGCAGGATCGCTCATGGAATAAAGCTCAACCGTTGAGGGTTTCTCTTCGCGTTGGTCTGACTGATATTCAGTCAGCAGAAAAGCAGCTTCGTCGTAGATACCAAATTCGTAAAGGCGCTTTGCTGCGGCGAGCAGTTCGGAGTCCTCGCTCTCGGCGAAGGCACTGGCGGGGTCGAACGGCTCTGGCGAAGGAAGCCGCGAATAGCCCGGCGTTTGCGCATAGACCTCGCGAAGGCGGGCGAGAAAGGTCCCGCGTTCCCCTTCGTTTCCGACGATCCGAAGTAGAGACTGAAGAGCCTTCCGCTGCCGCTCGCTGTCGCTGGCCGTTGCCTCACTGCGGAGCTGGGACGCCGCGACCGAGATCGCTTCAGCCGCAAGGGTCGATTCGCCCAACTCCCGAAGCCTTTCCGTCGCACGCCAGCCGTAGTAAGAATTGCGACCCTCTGGAACGGCCAGAAAAGCATCGATCGCCTCCGGAAATCGGCCCATTTGCTCGAGCACGAAACCGCGACGAAATTGCACTTCATCGCGTATCGCTCCGCCGGGCACTCGCGAGCCGCCTAGGTCCTTGAGCGGGGAAAGGCGTTCGAGAGCATCAAGTGCTTTTGGCCAATCCGCAAGAGCTATGTGGATCCTTGCTTCGGCAAAGACCGCCTGAGCTTCTGCCGTCTTTCCGCGAAATTTCTCCGCGGCCGCAGCGGCCTTTCTCAGAGCTTCGACCTCGGTGCGCAGGTCGCGTGAGACGTCGATCGGATTCAAGTATGCCCGGTCGAGCCGATCATCGCCGGGATATGAGTCCACATAGCGCGAGTAGCGGGCGGCCGATTCGCGTGCCTTTCCGACCCGGGCGTAGGCGGAGCCGAGCTGTAGCAACGCATCCTTTGCTATCGGCTCCTCCGAATATTGCTCGGCGACGCGCTCGAACCAAACTATCGCATCCGAAAAGTTTCGCTCTTGTGCGTATCCGCGGCCCATCAAGTACGCAGCTTCGGAGGCATTCTCAAATTCAGAATGGCCATTGATGATCGCGAGAAAATGCCCGCGAGCGGCGGTGAAGTCGCGATTGAATTGATAAATGCGGCCGCGGGTGATGTGCTCTTCCGGCGTGAGCTTCGGAACGGCAGCGTCGCCACCGTCTTCCGTATCGGCCATGCGAACGGCCGCAAGTGAAACATCGTCCGGTGCCGATGAACTGCCCGAGCGGATCAGATCATCGACGATCTGCCGCGAACGAACGCCCTCGCCAAGTCCCGCATATGCACGGGCGAGCATCAGCTGGTCGGCCCGCGAGGTGTCCATCTTTGCATCTGCCGTTGCCAGCCGAGGCGATTCGATCCGGCGGATGGCTGACCGAAAATCGCCGGACTCGAACAGATTCTCTGTGACCCTGCGGTTGGCGGCATCGCGGGCGAAGCTCTCGGGATAATAAAGAGCAATCTCCTGAAGCAGCAACCGCTCTTGAAGCAGTCCGCCGGAGACGCGGGCGATGCCGGCGAGATGAAAGAGCGAAAGCGGGGCGAGGACCGACGGGCGTGCGGTATTTTTCAGGAAATAACCAGCGGCCGTGGCTTCGCGACCGGATTCGAGAGCGAGCTTTGCCGCGAGGTAATCAAGATCTTGATCGGCGAAGGATTCGGGGTTAGACGTTTCGGCGAGCCGCAGTTCAGCCAGTGTTGCTGGGATATCATCGCGGAGAAAAGCGCGTGTAAAGGCGTTCACGGCCACGACGGGCTCGGCCGGTTGGGCCTGCGACATCTGCACCGCGAAGCTAAAAATGATTACTGCCGAGGCAAAGACACGCACACCGAAACCTTACCGTTTCGGCAAAAAAAAGAGAAGTTCCGAAGAACTTCTCAAATTCGCAAATGCGACATTCGGGGGAAAATTCGGTCAAGGCACTGCGACAATACTCCGTCTTGCCTTATGACCGCTGGTGGGCAAATCGCCATCGCTTCCAAATTGAAGCGTAGAAAGCTCGCCGGTCGTGGACCGGAATATGTACCACATTCCGCGGTCAAAAACCGCGAGGTCGATCTCGCCGTCGCCGTCGTAATCGGCAGGTGCCGGCGTTCCGGCCGCGGGGCCAAAGATAGTCGATTCAACGTTTCCGCTCGCGAGGTCAAGCATGTGCCATTCGCCCTCACGGAAGATCGCGATCTCTGCACGGCCATCGCCGTTGTAATCTGCCGGAACAAGCTGGTCATCGCCTGAGGTGCCGAAGGTGGCGATTTTCGGTTCGCCAGTTGAACTCAAATAGATGAACCATTGATTTCCGAGCGGACGAAAGACCGCAAAGTCCGTCCGGCCATCTCCGTCGTAATCGGCTTCGACCGGCACGTCGCCAAACTGTCCCCACGGGAAGTAAACTGCTTTCCGGTGGTCATAACCGCTTGTTGAGGTGAGCACATACCAGATGCCTGTATCCATGCGAAAGACCGCGATATCAGCCCGTCGATCGCCGTCAAAATCTGCCGGTACTGGAACGTCAGCCAGGCCGCCGGTCGGGTGCTGTGTCGTCATTCCCCATGTGAAATGATCCACATTTCCGTCGGTACTTCTGAGGATGTACCAAACGCCGGTCGAGGGACGCCAGACGGCGGTGTCTTTAATGCCGTCGCCGTCAAAGTCGGCAGAGACAGGCACGTCGCCTTCCATTCCCCATTTGACGGCAGAAAATGAGCCGCTTTCGTCGGCACTCTGCTTGAACCAGGTCGAACCCGAGGGACGGAAAACCGCCGGATCTTCGGGCAATGAGCCAAAAATGGCGGTTGAAAAAGCGAAGACGGCGAGAAGTATCGCTGCTGTTGTGGAAGAGGTTTTCTTTATTGCGATGTTCATTCGATCCCTTTTGGTGACCGACCGAAAAATGTCCCGTATAAAGCTTTTGACGTTGTTCGGCGGTGTTTTTGCGAAAAATTGACTAAACTTGCCGAAAAAAAAGACCCAATTCGCTGATATTCCTAAAAACCGCGACATTTTTCGCGAAGACGTGCGACCGAACCGAACTGACTTTCTACTACTAATACGGTAGAATCCAGTGAATTTATGACAGTCAGACTGCTTAGCGGAAAGCCCATCGCCGATGAGATCAAAGCCGAAGTCTCGGCCGAGGTCGCAAAACTCGAATTTCGACCGGGGCTTGCGGTGGTCCGCGTCGGCGAAGATCCCGCGTCTTCGGTTTACGTTGGCAGCAAGGTTAAGACGACCGAGGAACTCGGGATGCACTCCGAGCATATCCACTTGCCGGCGGAGACGAGCGGCGAGGAGATACTCGCGGTCGTGAAACGTCTGAACGAAGCTGACGAGATCGACGGCATTCTTGTTCAACTTCCGCTTCCGGGTCACGTTAATGAGCGAGAAATTCTTGAGGCGATCGATCCGGCAAAGGACGTCGATGGCTTTCATCCGATGAATGTCGGGCGGCTCTCGCAGGGGCAGGACGCTCTCGTGCCGTGTACTCCGGCGGGTGTGATCGAGATATTGAAGCGTTCGGGAATTGAGATCGCGGGCAAAAATGCTGTTGTGCTAGGGCGGAGCAATATAGTCGGCAAGCCGATGGCGATGCTCCTGCTGCAAGAGAACGCAACCGTGACGATTTGCCATTCGCGGACGCGGGACCTTGCTAGTGTGACATCGCAGGCTGAGATCCTTGTTGCAGCGATCGGTCGTGCGGGATTTGTCCGCGGCGAGCATATCGCCGAAGGTGCTACGGTCATCGACGTCGGCATCAACAATGTTTCGGACACTTCACAGGCCGCGGAGCTTTTTTCTGAAGACGAAATGCCGAAGCGGCTTGCGGCGATCGAAAAGCGAGGCTTTACTCTGGTCGGCGACGTAAACCCGAAAGAGGCGATGGAGCGTGCCGGAGCGTTCACACCTGTTCCCGGCGGCGTTGGGCTCCTGACCGTGGCGATGTTGATGAAGAATACGCTTAAGGCAGCGAAGCTCAGACGCGGCATCTAAATTTAAATTATGACCTTTGAAGAATACCAATCGGCCGCAAGCAAAACGGCCCTCTACCCGCGGCGGCTCGAGAACCTTGAATACCCGACGCTCGGGCTTGCCGGAGAGGCGGGGGAGGTTGCTAACGTCGTGAAAAAGATCCAACGCGACCACGGCGGCGTGCTCAATGACGATACTCGAGCAAAGCTCAAGGACGAACTCGGCGACGTGCTTTGGTACATCTCGGCTTGCGCCGATGAGCTGGGCCTGACGCTGAGCGAGGTTGCCGCTTACAACGTCGATAAACTCGCCAAACGGCACGGGAAGTGAGCGATGCTCAAGGTTGGCCTAACAGGTTCGATCGCGGTCGGTAAGAGCTTTGTCCTCGGCGTATTTCGTGAACTTGGCTGCCATGTGCTTGACGCGGACCTCACCGCCCGCGAGGTCGTCGAACCGGGGACGCCGGGGCTTGAGCAGATCGTCGAGGCATTCGGCGAAGACGTGTTGCTCGCTGATGGCGGGCTTGACCGGAAGAAGCTCGGCTCGGTCGTTTTTGCCGACGAAGCGAAGCGCGAGCTTCTGAATTCGATAGTTCACCCGCTGGTCTTTGCGGCCCAGGATAAATGGTTACGCGAGGCCGAAGCAACGGATCCGAAGGCCATCGCGATCATTGACGCCGCTTTGATGATAGAATCCGGTGGTTATAATCGATTTGAT comes from Acidobacteriota bacterium and encodes:
- a CDS encoding transglycosylase SLT domain-containing protein, producing MRVFASAVIIFSFAVQMSQAQPAEPVVAVNAFTRAFLRDDIPATLAELRLAETSNPESFADQDLDYLAAKLALESGREATAAGYFLKNTARPSVLAPLSLFHLAGIARVSGGLLQERLLLQEIALYYPESFARDAANRRVTENLFESGDFRSAIRRIESPRLATADAKMDTSRADQLMLARAYAGLGEGVRSRQIVDDLIRSGSSSAPDDVSLAAVRMADTEDGGDAAVPKLTPEEHITRGRIYQFNRDFTAARGHFLAIINGHSEFENASEAAYLMGRGYAQERNFSDAIVWFERVAEQYSEEPIAKDALLQLGSAYARVGKARESAARYSRYVDSYPGDDRLDRAYLNPIDVSRDLRTEVEALRKAAAAAEKFRGKTAEAQAVFAEARIHIALADWPKALDALERLSPLKDLGGSRVPGGAIRDEVQFRRGFVLEQMGRFPEAIDAFLAVPEGRNSYYGWRATERLRELGESTLAAEAISVAASQLRSEATASDSERQRKALQSLLRIVGNEGERGTFLARLREVYAQTPGYSRLPSPEPFDPASAFAESEDSELLAAAKRLYEFGIYDEAAFLLTEYQSDQREEKPSTVELYSMSDPAYIAVRAAEPLWKSVPDDYFPDLLAGSQARFVYPAPFRRKLIEAASERSIDPRLLLSIMRQESRFRPDVKSSAAARGLMQFIPSTWRQIANELSLPNFSDEHLFDANTAILFGAQYISGLFRMFPNQPEAVAASYNGGEDNMQRWLTRSKAQSPDRYVSEIAFAETKDYVQKVMANYRMYQLLYDEQLRPLGN
- a CDS encoding VCBS repeat-containing protein; this encodes MNIAIKKTSSTTAAILLAVFAFSTAIFGSLPEDPAVFRPSGSTWFKQSADESGSFSAVKWGMEGDVPVSADFDGDGIKDTAVWRPSTGVWYILRSTDGNVDHFTWGMTTQHPTGGLADVPVPADFDGDRRADIAVFRMDTGIWYVLTSTSGYDHRKAVYFPWGQFGDVPVEADYDGDGRTDFAVFRPLGNQWFIYLSSTGEPKIATFGTSGDDQLVPADYNGDGRAEIAIFREGEWHMLDLASGNVESTIFGPAAGTPAPADYDGDGEIDLAVFDRGMWYIFRSTTGELSTLQFGSDGDLPTSGHKARRSIVAVP
- a CDS encoding transglycosylase SLT domain-containing protein; protein product: MFRYLLACLMIAAAILAAGVYFFREYWEHRFDPLIEQQARIYRIDEKLVWSLIYEETYFRSGAKGDAEEVGLMQVTPLVAREWAKETGLTELQRQAAEDVEGLLSDPKRNLQVGCWYYEKLRERYRGRPAETAMTLAAYNAGPSRVEEWTREVDAASITETQFIERIGIASTRAYVSSILERYRASTPNRPK
- a CDS encoding dephospho-CoA kinase encodes the protein MLKVGLTGSIAVGKSFVLGVFRELGCHVLDADLTAREVVEPGTPGLEQIVEAFGEDVLLADGGLDRKKLGSVVFADEAKRELLNSIVHPLVFAAQDKWLREAEATDPKAIAIIDAALMIESGGYNRFDKLVVVWCEPEIQLGRLMKRDGLSNEEAEARIRAQMPQEEKKRFADHLIDTSAGFDATRKQVEKVYAELKRA
- a CDS encoding nucleoside triphosphate pyrophosphohydrolase family protein — protein: MTFEEYQSAASKTALYPRRLENLEYPTLGLAGEAGEVANVVKKIQRDHGGVLNDDTRAKLKDELGDVLWYISACADELGLTLSEVAAYNVDKLAKRHGK
- a CDS encoding SCO family protein; this encodes MYKVIFLILATLFAFGCGAEEPQKASETAKRYPLTGKVISVDKAAKRARIEHEDIPGFMEKMTMDFPIMEDWVWEDLVPGAIVYAELVVDSTAKEPYWLEKISISAAPNPDIAQPEVKEPEQIGKEVPNASLTNQDGKRFSLRDYRGKVLAVTFIYRECPLPEFCIKMSRNFSDAALRLNEDAENKDKIRLLSISFDPERDTPAKLRDYGIGYMGNPEKPDFTVWQLAVGPDAEVRKVADFFGLKYEIDEQDKAQFNHSLVTAIIDREGKVAKMLPSNRWSADDLVREVTAVANK
- a CDS encoding bifunctional 5,10-methylenetetrahydrofolate dehydrogenase/5,10-methenyltetrahydrofolate cyclohydrolase is translated as MTVRLLSGKPIADEIKAEVSAEVAKLEFRPGLAVVRVGEDPASSVYVGSKVKTTEELGMHSEHIHLPAETSGEEILAVVKRLNEADEIDGILVQLPLPGHVNEREILEAIDPAKDVDGFHPMNVGRLSQGQDALVPCTPAGVIEILKRSGIEIAGKNAVVLGRSNIVGKPMAMLLLQENATVTICHSRTRDLASVTSQAEILVAAIGRAGFVRGEHIAEGATVIDVGINNVSDTSQAAELFSEDEMPKRLAAIEKRGFTLVGDVNPKEAMERAGAFTPVPGGVGLLTVAMLMKNTLKAAKLRRGI
- a CDS encoding amidohydrolase family protein — protein: MRILTADHVLPITGEPIANGAVAIAGTDIVAVGQADEIRERIKDAEVTEFGKAAILPGFANCHSHLEITAMRGALDSVEHDFRAWLLKLNEMRAAMSDDEIEAAAYLGAVEGREAGVTCFGDIGRSGHAGLRAMKRAGLRGILFQETEFSPDNRTAEEDFKKLISKFEILQGEATELVSIGLSPHAPYTVGSMLFEMIAQFSIINRVPITIHAAESANETELMTRGTGFFTEVYERFGVEWASPHCTTIEYLERLGVLSARPLLAHCVEVTERDIERIAANGARIAHCPKSNAKFGHGFAPLEQFLDAGIAVGLGSDSVASNNLCDLLEESRFATLAARTRPESQRFIGPREMLRVATLGGAEALGLDDKIGSLEAGKKADLAIISLEAAAQNPIGDVEAALVFSTNGRDTLATYVNGEPIYSRRP